In Streptomyces sp. NBC_00569, a single genomic region encodes these proteins:
- a CDS encoding ABC transporter ATP-binding protein, which translates to MAAEPLLDVRDLSVEFDTRAGRLRAVDSVSWTLHRGRTLVILGESGSGKSVSTQAITGILDSPPGHVTGGQALFDGMDLLTLTERARRGVVGSRISLVFQDALSALNPVHTVGRQIAELYRVHRGTSRSDAMKRAAEMLDRVGIPGARARVHDYPHQFSGGMRQRVMIAMALALGPEVLIADEPTTALDVTVQAQILELLAEIQADTDMGVVLITHDLAVAAEIADDLVVMYAGRVVESGATADVLDDPQHPYTQGLLRSVPSAERRGQDLPAIPGTPPDLMRLPSGCPFRPRCPHAHDRCATERPALQPAPGELRFGACHLLDQPLSPEGAAR; encoded by the coding sequence ATGGCAGCTGAACCTCTGCTCGACGTACGTGACCTGAGCGTCGAGTTCGACACCCGCGCCGGCCGCCTGCGCGCCGTGGACTCCGTTTCCTGGACCCTGCACCGCGGCCGCACCCTCGTCATCCTCGGCGAGTCCGGCTCCGGCAAGAGCGTCTCCACCCAGGCCATCACGGGCATCCTCGACAGCCCGCCCGGTCATGTCACCGGCGGCCAGGCCCTGTTCGACGGCATGGACCTGCTGACGCTGACCGAGCGCGCACGCCGCGGCGTCGTCGGCAGCCGGATCTCGTTGGTCTTCCAGGACGCGCTGTCCGCACTCAACCCCGTGCACACGGTCGGTCGGCAGATCGCCGAGCTGTACCGGGTACACCGGGGCACGAGCCGCTCCGACGCCATGAAGCGGGCGGCCGAGATGCTGGACCGCGTGGGCATCCCCGGCGCGCGGGCCCGTGTCCACGACTACCCGCACCAGTTCTCCGGCGGCATGCGCCAGCGCGTGATGATCGCCATGGCGCTCGCCCTCGGCCCCGAGGTGCTCATCGCCGACGAGCCGACCACCGCGCTCGACGTCACCGTGCAGGCCCAGATCCTCGAACTCCTCGCGGAGATCCAGGCCGACACCGACATGGGGGTCGTGCTCATCACCCATGACCTGGCCGTCGCCGCGGAGATCGCCGACGACCTGGTCGTCATGTACGCGGGCCGGGTCGTGGAGTCGGGGGCCACGGCCGATGTGCTGGATGATCCACAACACCCGTACACCCAGGGGCTGTTGCGGTCGGTGCCGTCCGCCGAGAGGCGCGGCCAGGACCTGCCCGCCATCCCCGGCACGCCGCCCGACCTGATGCGGCTGCCGTCCGGCTGCCCGTTCCGGCCGCGCTGCCCGCACGCCCACGACCGGTGCGCCACCGAACGCCCCGCCCTGCAGCCCGCCCCCGGCGAGCTCCGCTTCGGCGCCTGCCATCTCCTCGACCAGCCGCTCAGCCCGGAAGGCGCCGCACGATGA
- a CDS encoding ABC transporter permease, with the protein MSDTALATAATAAELEPVGEDSPRGAAVLRELLRKPRFVLSALAILVITLMAAFPRLFTATDPTVCDLKLSKGAPSAAHWFGYDIQGCDYYANVIYGARPSVLVSVSVCVVGFAVACVLGMLAGYFPGFVDSLVSRTADVLFALPGLVAMIVILQAFSSRSVWTIAFVIVLLGWPAGMRLMRSTVLSVRTREYVLASRALGAGAPHILRVHILPNSVAPLLALTTLTVGAAVGTEAALTFLGIGLQPPTISWGLQIAIAASYRDDVHLFLFPALLLTITVMAFMIMGDTVRDALDPKLKR; encoded by the coding sequence ATGTCTGACACCGCCCTGGCGACCGCCGCGACCGCCGCCGAACTCGAGCCCGTCGGCGAGGACAGCCCGCGCGGCGCCGCCGTCCTGCGCGAACTGCTGCGCAAGCCACGCTTCGTCCTCAGCGCCCTCGCCATCCTGGTCATCACGCTGATGGCCGCCTTTCCCCGGCTGTTCACCGCCACCGATCCCACCGTGTGCGACCTGAAGCTCTCCAAGGGCGCCCCGTCGGCCGCGCACTGGTTCGGCTACGACATCCAGGGCTGCGACTACTACGCCAACGTGATCTACGGGGCCCGGCCCTCGGTCCTGGTCAGCGTCTCCGTGTGTGTGGTCGGCTTCGCTGTCGCCTGCGTCCTCGGCATGCTCGCCGGATACTTCCCCGGCTTCGTCGACAGCCTTGTGTCGCGCACCGCCGACGTGCTGTTCGCCCTGCCCGGCCTCGTCGCGATGATCGTCATCCTGCAGGCCTTCTCGTCCCGCTCCGTGTGGACCATCGCCTTCGTGATCGTGCTGCTCGGCTGGCCCGCGGGCATGCGGCTGATGCGCTCCACCGTCCTGAGCGTGCGCACGCGCGAGTACGTCCTCGCCTCCCGCGCGCTCGGCGCCGGGGCCCCGCACATCCTGCGGGTGCACATCCTGCCCAACTCGGTGGCGCCGCTGCTCGCCCTGACCACGCTCACCGTCGGCGCGGCGGTCGGCACCGAGGCCGCGCTCACCTTCCTCGGCATCGGGCTCCAACCCCCCACCATTTCCTGGGGACTTCAGATCGCCATCGCCGCCTCCTACCGCGACGACGTCCACCTCTTCCTCTTCCCCGCCCTGCTCCTGACCATCACCGTCATGGCCTTCATGATCATGGGCGACACGGTCCGCGACGCTCTCGACCCGAAACTGAAGAGGTGA
- a CDS encoding ABC transporter substrate-binding protein: MVRTRRAAAVAAIAALALAATGCSGGGSDGKGSGAAGRTVTVATGAEIAAINPEKDNSSANIQLAFAMWAPLTRVDPKSGKLVNVVADSVTSKEAKTWTIKIKPGWKFTNGEKLTAKSFVDTWNYTAYGPHGYLSNGFFQRVQGYEDLNPAKGKPKATTLSGLKVVDDLTFTVTLKAPFSPYPTTLSYYGLAALSAETLKDPDAYSHKPIGYGPYKLDGAWKAGQPVRLTRNKGYAGKDAPQADRLVYRFFSNPETAYNEFLAGNLDYATLPSSKIDAYKTDAPGKWSQGKSAPNLSYLELPVNTPGFKDPKVRRALSLALDRKPLVKLKPGAFPATSFTASTLDGHRENTCTACTLDVAGAKKLLREAGGFSGRLKMYYASDNPGDQVFAEALGNMWRQNLGLKIQYVGKPGSDLSAMASKGALDGVRSSGWGHDYPSLEDYLTPIFASYGDFNSNGYHNPEVDSRLEQANKIADPAKATRAYQGIEDLIARDMPVVPLFHTRTIYLHATDVHPLDSRYADINPVRSTIDR; encoded by the coding sequence ATGGTGCGAACACGAAGAGCCGCCGCGGTGGCGGCGATTGCCGCGCTCGCCCTCGCGGCGACCGGATGCAGCGGCGGCGGCTCGGACGGCAAGGGCTCCGGTGCCGCCGGCCGTACGGTGACGGTGGCGACCGGCGCGGAGATCGCGGCGATCAACCCGGAGAAGGACAACAGCTCCGCCAACATCCAGCTGGCCTTCGCCATGTGGGCGCCGCTGACCCGGGTGGACCCGAAGAGCGGCAAGCTGGTGAACGTCGTCGCCGACTCGGTCACGTCGAAGGAGGCGAAGACGTGGACGATCAAGATCAAGCCCGGCTGGAAGTTCACCAACGGTGAGAAGCTCACCGCCAAGTCGTTCGTGGACACGTGGAACTACACCGCGTACGGACCGCACGGGTACCTCAGCAACGGCTTCTTCCAGCGGGTTCAGGGCTACGAGGACCTCAACCCGGCCAAGGGCAAGCCGAAGGCGACCACGCTGTCCGGGCTGAAGGTGGTCGACGATCTCACCTTCACCGTGACCCTCAAGGCGCCCTTCTCGCCGTACCCGACGACGCTCAGCTACTACGGACTCGCCGCCCTGTCCGCGGAGACGCTGAAGGACCCGGACGCGTACAGCCACAAGCCGATCGGCTACGGCCCCTACAAGCTGGACGGCGCGTGGAAGGCCGGACAGCCCGTGCGCCTCACGCGCAACAAGGGCTATGCCGGCAAGGACGCCCCGCAGGCCGACCGCCTCGTCTACCGCTTCTTCTCCAACCCGGAGACCGCCTACAACGAGTTCCTGGCCGGCAACCTCGACTACGCGACGCTGCCGTCCTCGAAGATCGACGCGTACAAGACGGACGCTCCCGGCAAGTGGAGCCAGGGCAAGTCCGCACCGAACCTCAGCTACCTCGAACTCCCTGTCAACACACCGGGGTTCAAGGATCCGAAGGTGCGGCGCGCGCTCTCGCTCGCCCTGGACCGCAAGCCCCTCGTCAAGCTGAAGCCGGGCGCGTTCCCCGCCACGTCCTTCACCGCCTCGACCCTCGACGGGCACCGCGAGAACACCTGCACCGCCTGCACGCTGGACGTGGCCGGGGCGAAGAAGCTGCTGCGCGAGGCCGGCGGTTTCTCCGGGCGCCTCAAGATGTACTACGCGAGTGACAACCCAGGAGACCAGGTCTTCGCCGAGGCGCTCGGCAACATGTGGCGGCAGAACCTCGGTCTGAAGATCCAATACGTGGGCAAGCCCGGCAGCGACCTGAGCGCGATGGCGTCCAAGGGCGCGCTGGACGGCGTGCGGTCCTCGGGCTGGGGGCACGACTATCCGTCGCTCGAGGACTACCTCACGCCGATCTTCGCCTCGTACGGCGATTTCAACTCCAACGGCTACCACAACCCCGAGGTCGACAGCCGTCTGGAGCAGGCGAACAAGATCGCCGACCCCGCGAAGGCCACGCGCGCCTACCAGGGCATCGAGGACCTGATCGCCCGGGACATGCCGGTCGTGCCGCTGTTCCACACGCGCACGATCTATCTGCACGCGACCGACGTCCACCCGCTGGACTCCCGGTACGCGGACATCAATCCCGTGCGCTCGACGATCGACCGCTGA
- a CDS encoding aminotransferase class V-fold PLP-dependent enzyme — MSTGLAVAPPKPLSLPNGRPAADAWSLDPELLHLNHGSFGAVPVAAQREQDRLRERAERAPVVWFPAQPRRIATARAELAAFLRVDADDLALVPNASAGVSTVLASLTLPPEAEILVTDHGYGAVTMAAQRTALRCGGRVRTAHIPLAADADEAFTAVAEQVGDRTALILLDQITSSTGRLLPVERIARLARRRGIPFLVDGAHAPGMLAAPLDGLACDFWTGNLHKFACTPRGTSALVARGPLRAALYPLIDSWGTQLPFPARFDHTGTQDTSAWLAAPAALSFVERTWGWETVRGYLSALADYGQHTVADAFARHIGQDAVPAVGTPAPALRLVRLPDELGPDRFASDVLRDRAAQELGAETAFTSFDGVGYIRLSAHVYNTPADYEEFAERCVPRLVAWSRAA, encoded by the coding sequence ATGAGCACGGGCCTGGCCGTCGCCCCGCCGAAACCCTTGTCCCTGCCCAACGGCCGACCCGCCGCGGATGCCTGGTCGCTCGACCCGGAGTTGCTGCATCTCAACCACGGTTCGTTCGGTGCGGTGCCGGTGGCGGCACAGCGTGAGCAGGACCGGCTGCGGGAGCGGGCCGAGCGGGCGCCGGTGGTATGGTTCCCGGCTCAGCCACGGCGGATCGCCACGGCCCGCGCCGAACTCGCCGCGTTCTTGCGTGTGGACGCCGACGATCTGGCCCTCGTACCGAACGCGAGCGCCGGAGTCAGCACCGTCCTGGCCTCGCTCACCCTGCCGCCCGAGGCCGAGATCCTGGTCACCGATCACGGATACGGCGCGGTCACCATGGCCGCGCAGCGTACGGCCCTGCGCTGCGGCGGGCGGGTGCGGACCGCGCACATCCCTCTCGCGGCCGACGCGGACGAGGCGTTTACGGCCGTGGCCGAACAGGTCGGCGATCGCACCGCGCTGATCCTGCTCGACCAGATCACGTCGTCGACCGGCCGACTGCTGCCGGTCGAGCGGATCGCACGGCTCGCCCGACGGCGCGGCATCCCGTTCCTGGTGGACGGCGCACACGCCCCCGGCATGCTGGCTGCGCCGCTGGACGGTCTCGCCTGCGACTTCTGGACCGGCAATCTGCACAAGTTCGCCTGCACCCCGCGCGGCACCTCCGCCCTCGTCGCGCGCGGTCCACTGCGCGCGGCCCTGTACCCGCTGATCGACTCCTGGGGCACCCAACTGCCCTTCCCCGCACGCTTCGATCACACCGGGACCCAGGACACCTCTGCCTGGCTCGCGGCCCCGGCCGCGCTGTCCTTCGTCGAGCGGACGTGGGGGTGGGAGACGGTCCGCGGTTATCTGAGCGCGCTCGCCGACTACGGGCAGCACACCGTCGCGGACGCGTTCGCCCGGCACATCGGACAGGACGCCGTGCCGGCAGTTGGCACACCCGCGCCGGCGCTACGCCTGGTAAGACTGCCCGACGAGCTCGGCCCCGACCGGTTCGCGAGTGATGTGCTGCGTGACCGGGCCGCACAGGAACTCGGCGCGGAGACCGCGTTCACGTCCTTCGACGGGGTCGGCTATATCAGGCTCTCCGCGCACGTCTACAACACCCCCGCCGATTATGAGGAGTTCGCCGAGCGGTGCGTGCCTCGGCTGGTGGCGTGGAGCCGCGCCGCCTAA
- a CDS encoding peptide ABC transporter substrate-binding protein: MARTRRIVTAATGTALAVLLAGCSGAGSGDGAGKDDGHSLAIATAAEVPYLNPSNDNGTTGIQIESALWAPLTRVDAKSGKLVNVVADSVTSKDAKTWTIKIKPGWKFTNGEKLTAKSFVDTWNYTAYAPHAFANNGAFQRVQGYEDLNPAKGKPKATTLSGLKVVDDLTFTVTLKGAFSPYPTTLSYLGVAALSAETLKDPDQFKHKPIGYGAYQLDGGWKAGQPVRLMRNKGYAGKDAPQADHITFRFFSNPETAYNEFLAGNVDYVAVPSSKIDSYKTDAPGKWSQAKAAAGINYLNLPVTLKPYTDTRVRRALSLALDRGSLAKLKPGNFPATSFTAPSVDGHRENTCSDCRLDVARAKKLLREAGGFPGKLRLFFASDNPGEQVYAEALGNMWRQKLGLKIQYVGKPGAEIGPLANAGKLDGIRIMGWGHDYPALEDYLTPMFASYGDVNTGRYRDAKVDRMLGEANAQVDQAQATRDYQAIEDRIAEQMPVLPLSHSRDVYLHAEGVEPLNAPFANVDPVRSTFAD; encoded by the coding sequence ATGGCCCGGACACGAAGAATCGTCACGGCGGCGACCGGCACCGCGCTGGCGGTCCTGCTCGCCGGATGCAGTGGCGCCGGGAGCGGGGACGGCGCGGGAAAGGACGACGGCCACTCCCTGGCGATCGCCACCGCGGCCGAGGTGCCCTATCTGAACCCGTCGAACGACAACGGCACCACGGGCATCCAGATCGAGTCCGCGCTGTGGGCGCCGCTGACCCGGGTGGACGCGAAGAGCGGCAAGCTGGTGAACGTCGTCGCCGATTCGGTCACGTCGAAGGACGCGAAGACGTGGACGATCAAGATCAAGCCCGGCTGGAAGTTCACCAACGGTGAGAAGCTCACCGCCAAGTCGTTCGTGGACACGTGGAACTACACCGCGTACGCCCCGCACGCCTTCGCGAACAACGGCGCCTTTCAGCGGGTTCAGGGCTACGAGGACCTGAACCCGGCCAAGGGCAAGCCGAAGGCGACCACGCTGTCCGGGCTGAAGGTGGTCGACGATCTCACCTTCACCGTCACCCTGAAGGGGGCGTTCTCGCCGTATCCGACGACGCTCAGCTACCTCGGCGTCGCCGCGCTGTCCGCCGAGACGCTGAAGGACCCGGACCAGTTCAAGCACAAGCCGATCGGCTACGGCGCCTACCAACTTGACGGCGGATGGAAGGCGGGGCAGCCGGTGCGCCTCATGCGCAACAAGGGCTACGCCGGCAAGGACGCCCCGCAGGCCGACCACATCACGTTCCGGTTCTTCTCCAACCCGGAGACCGCGTACAACGAGTTCCTCGCCGGCAACGTCGACTACGTCGCCGTACCGTCGTCGAAGATCGACTCGTACAAGACGGACGCACCCGGCAAGTGGAGCCAGGCCAAGGCCGCCGCCGGCATCAACTACCTCAACCTTCCGGTGACGCTGAAGCCGTACACCGACACCCGCGTCCGCCGGGCGCTCTCGCTCGCCCTGGACCGCGGCTCCCTGGCCAAGCTCAAGCCCGGCAACTTCCCCGCCACGTCGTTCACCGCGCCCAGCGTCGACGGCCACCGCGAGAACACCTGCAGTGACTGCAGGCTTGACGTGGCCCGGGCCAAGAAGCTGCTGCGGGAAGCCGGCGGGTTCCCGGGCAAGCTGCGGCTCTTCTTCGCCAGCGACAACCCCGGCGAGCAGGTGTACGCCGAGGCGCTGGGCAACATGTGGCGGCAGAAACTGGGGCTGAAGATCCAGTATGTCGGCAAGCCAGGCGCCGAGATCGGTCCGCTCGCCAACGCGGGCAAGCTCGATGGCATCCGCATCATGGGCTGGGGGCACGACTACCCGGCGCTCGAGGACTACCTCACCCCGATGTTCGCGTCCTACGGCGACGTCAATACTGGCCGCTACCGCGACGCGAAGGTCGACCGGATGCTCGGCGAGGCCAACGCCCAGGTCGACCAGGCCCAGGCGACGCGCGACTACCAGGCGATCGAGGACCGCATCGCCGAGCAGATGCCGGTGCTCCCGCTGTCGCACTCACGGGACGTCTATCTGCATGCCGAGGGCGTCGAACCCCTCAACGCCCCTTTCGCGAACGTGGATCCCGTCCGGTCGACCTTCGCCGACTGA
- a CDS encoding ABC transporter permease, whose product MLRFALRRLLIMIPIAVIVTFLVYAMVFALPGDPIRALSGQKPLAESVIAAKRAYYHLNDPLFVQYLHFMGNLLKGDLGQTFDGQDIGEQLALRWPVTLQLGLTALAIQLVLGLVSGVYAGWRRDGLVDRVLLGATLGVLAVPGLVAMFFAQSFFAVELGWFPVSGATDGWPGSYLLPATVLGVLGFAGLARVTRTSIAEVASADFVRTARAKGLAPNRILWGHVLRNAMLPVITYIGLDLAGILGGAIITEGIYNLNGIGQFMFRSIAMKEGGVVVTLSTVLLLGYMLVNLVVDLLYGLLDPRVRHV is encoded by the coding sequence GTGTTGCGTTTCGCGCTCCGCCGCCTCCTGATCATGATCCCGATCGCGGTCATCGTGACGTTCCTCGTCTACGCGATGGTCTTTGCCCTCCCCGGCGACCCGATCAGGGCCCTGTCAGGACAGAAACCCCTGGCCGAATCCGTCATCGCGGCCAAACGCGCCTACTACCACCTGAACGATCCCCTGTTCGTCCAGTACCTGCACTTCATGGGCAACCTGCTCAAGGGTGACCTCGGGCAGACCTTCGACGGGCAGGACATCGGCGAACAACTCGCGCTGCGCTGGCCGGTGACCCTCCAGCTCGGACTCACCGCCCTCGCCATCCAGCTCGTCCTCGGGCTCGTCAGCGGTGTGTACGCGGGATGGCGGCGCGACGGCCTGGTGGACCGGGTGCTGCTCGGCGCCACGCTCGGGGTGCTCGCCGTGCCCGGTCTGGTCGCCATGTTCTTCGCGCAGTCCTTCTTCGCCGTCGAACTCGGCTGGTTCCCGGTCTCCGGCGCCACCGACGGCTGGCCCGGCAGCTATCTGCTGCCCGCCACCGTCCTCGGCGTCCTCGGCTTCGCCGGACTCGCCCGCGTCACCCGCACCAGCATCGCTGAGGTCGCGAGCGCCGACTTCGTCCGCACCGCACGCGCCAAGGGGCTCGCCCCGAACCGCATCCTGTGGGGGCACGTGCTGCGCAACGCCATGCTGCCCGTGATCACGTACATCGGGCTCGACCTGGCCGGCATTCTCGGCGGCGCGATCATCACCGAGGGCATCTACAACCTGAACGGCATCGGCCAGTTCATGTTCCGCTCCATCGCCATGAAGGAAGGCGGAGTGGTCGTCACCCTGTCCACGGTGCTGCTGCTCGGCTACATGCTCGTCAACCTGGTCGTCGACCTGCTCTACGGCCTCCTGGACCCGAGGGTACGCCATGTCTGA
- a CDS encoding AfsR/SARP family transcriptional regulator, whose protein sequence is MAPSISTDLPPLPPAYDSALVRYRLLGQVRAERAGEPLPPGTPKQQALLAALLLRGGEQVERTELVRAVWGEHAPDSAAGLLATYTARLRKALEPDRARRAAPRLLITRGTTYGLHLRRDALDLWRFEDALSEARRERRAGRVGAARTYYEQALAQWRGEQALSGVPERCAADARHRLAGLRLDARLEHAEALLDLGEHAEAAERIAPLVPGRPYDERLQALLMLALYRSGRTPEALALFRGVRRALVHDLGVEPRPGLSRLHERILHADPSLAAPRQPPRSLTPACPAPAHRLPVPAQLPRDSADFTGREEEVRQLRELLRRPESPAAVCPTVVISGAAGLGKSTLAVHVAHQVRDRFPDGQLYAVLGGRAPADVLGRFLEDLGVAPHEVPDGLERRAVRFRTLTAERRLLVLLDDAQSTDQLRELLPAAPGCAVLVTSRAPLRDLPGRVPLRLGPLDAAQSLRLLRRFASGAPLASVAALPYRSAATATATSALHSLADGCAGHPLALRLAAARAADEAARVDDIGGPPASHPGFPDGPRTARTRIASAG, encoded by the coding sequence GTGGCCCCGAGCATATCGACGGACCTCCCCCCACTCCCGCCCGCGTACGACAGCGCTCTGGTGCGGTACCGCCTCCTAGGCCAGGTACGCGCGGAGCGTGCCGGAGAGCCGCTACCGCCGGGCACCCCGAAACAGCAGGCGCTTCTCGCGGCGCTGCTGCTGCGCGGCGGTGAACAGGTCGAGCGCACCGAACTGGTGCGGGCCGTCTGGGGCGAGCACGCGCCGGACAGCGCGGCGGGCCTGCTCGCCACGTACACAGCGCGCCTGCGCAAGGCGCTGGAGCCGGACCGAGCCCGCCGCGCCGCACCCCGGCTCCTGATCACGCGGGGCACCACCTACGGGCTGCATCTGCGGCGGGACGCACTGGACCTGTGGCGGTTCGAGGACGCGCTGTCCGAGGCGCGCCGGGAGCGCCGCGCGGGCCGGGTCGGCGCCGCCCGCACCTATTACGAGCAGGCCCTCGCCCAGTGGCGGGGCGAGCAGGCGCTGAGCGGGGTGCCGGAACGCTGTGCGGCGGATGCCCGGCACCGGCTCGCCGGGCTGCGCCTCGACGCCCGCCTCGAACACGCCGAGGCACTGCTCGACCTCGGTGAACATGCCGAGGCCGCCGAGCGGATCGCCCCGCTGGTGCCGGGCAGACCGTACGACGAGCGGTTGCAGGCGCTGCTGATGCTGGCGCTGTACCGCAGCGGGCGCACGCCCGAGGCCCTCGCCCTGTTCCGCGGAGTGCGGCGCGCCCTCGTGCACGACCTGGGTGTCGAACCGCGCCCGGGACTGAGCCGGCTGCACGAGCGCATCCTGCACGCCGACCCCTCGCTGGCCGCACCCAGGCAGCCGCCGCGGTCACTCACGCCCGCGTGTCCGGCACCGGCCCACCGCCTGCCCGTGCCCGCTCAACTGCCGCGCGACAGCGCCGACTTCACCGGTCGGGAGGAGGAGGTGCGGCAGCTGCGCGAACTGCTGCGGCGCCCCGAGTCCCCCGCCGCCGTCTGCCCCACCGTGGTGATCTCCGGTGCGGCGGGCCTCGGCAAGAGCACGCTTGCCGTGCACGTCGCCCACCAGGTGCGGGACCGGTTCCCGGACGGCCAGCTCTACGCGGTGCTCGGCGGGCGCGCCCCTGCCGACGTGCTCGGCCGGTTCCTGGAGGACCTCGGGGTGGCGCCGCACGAGGTGCCCGACGGTCTGGAGCGGCGCGCCGTCCGGTTCCGTACGCTCACCGCCGAACGTCGGCTCCTCGTCCTGCTCGACGACGCCCAGTCCACGGACCAGTTGCGGGAGTTGCTGCCCGCGGCGCCCGGCTGCGCGGTGCTGGTGACCAGCCGGGCCCCGCTGCGGGACCTGCCCGGCCGGGTGCCGCTCCGGCTCGGCCCGCTGGACGCGGCCCAGTCCCTGCGGCTGTTGCGCCGGTTCGCTTCGGGGGCGCCGCTGGCCTCGGTCGCGGCGCTGCCGTACCGTTCGGCGGCCACCGCGACGGCTACGTCCGCTCTGCACAGCCTCGCGGACGGCTGCGCCGGGCATCCGCTGGCGCTGCGGCTCGCCGCCGCGCGGGCCGCCGACGAAGCGGCCCGGGTGGACGACATCGGCGGGCCGCCCGCTTCGCACCCGGGGTTCCCGGACGGCCCGCGCACCGCCAGGACCCGTATCGCATCGGCAGGTTGA
- a CDS encoding ABC transporter ATP-binding protein translates to MTDDVILRAERLVKHYGGGPALPWRRGRGAAVVRAVDGVDLELRRGQALGIVGESGCGKSTLLRLLCALERPTYGRLLFEGEDVARLRGAALKRWRRRVQVVFQDPYASLNPRLRVGEIIGEAFDVHPDVVPRAGRRARIAELLELVGLDARHADRYPHQFSGGQRQRIGIARGLALGPDVLLCDEPVSALDLSVQAQVVNLLLKLRRELGLALVFVSHDLGVVRHVCDDVTVMYLGKVAEQAPVDALYAAPGHPYTEALLSAEPSLDRIRDPHAPRRTRIVLAGDPPSPSAPPPGCRFHTRCPRAQDLCRDTEPLLTVRGQRAGACHFTDAMLAGSVD, encoded by the coding sequence ATGACCGACGACGTGATCCTCAGGGCCGAACGGCTGGTCAAGCACTACGGCGGCGGGCCCGCGCTGCCGTGGCGGCGCGGCCGGGGCGCGGCCGTGGTCCGGGCCGTCGACGGCGTCGACCTGGAGCTGCGGCGCGGCCAGGCGCTCGGCATCGTCGGCGAGTCCGGCTGCGGCAAGTCGACCCTGCTGCGGCTGCTGTGCGCGCTGGAGCGGCCGACCTACGGGCGGCTCCTCTTCGAGGGCGAGGACGTCGCGCGGCTGCGCGGCGCCGCCCTCAAGCGGTGGCGCCGCCGCGTCCAGGTCGTCTTCCAGGACCCGTACGCCTCGCTCAACCCACGGCTGAGGGTCGGCGAGATCATCGGGGAGGCCTTCGACGTCCATCCCGATGTCGTCCCGCGCGCCGGGAGGCGGGCCCGGATCGCCGAACTCCTCGAACTGGTCGGCCTCGACGCCCGTCACGCGGACCGCTATCCGCACCAATTCTCCGGCGGACAGCGCCAGCGCATCGGCATCGCCCGCGGCCTCGCCCTCGGCCCCGACGTGCTGCTGTGCGACGAGCCCGTCTCGGCGCTCGACCTGTCGGTGCAGGCCCAGGTCGTCAACCTGCTCCTGAAGCTCCGGCGCGAACTGGGCCTCGCGCTCGTCTTCGTCTCCCACGACCTCGGCGTCGTACGCCACGTGTGCGACGACGTCACCGTGATGTACCTGGGCAAGGTCGCCGAACAGGCCCCGGTGGACGCCCTCTACGCGGCCCCGGGCCACCCCTACACCGAGGCGCTCCTGTCGGCCGAACCCTCCCTCGACCGCATCCGCGACCCGCACGCCCCGCGCCGCACCCGCATCGTCCTCGCGGGCGATCCGCCGTCGCCGTCCGCACCGCCGCCGGGCTGCCGGTTCCACACCCGGTGCCCGCGCGCACAGGACCTGTGCCGTGACACCGAGCCCCTGCTGACGGTGCGGGGGCAGCGGGCCGGCGCCTGTCACTTCACGGACGCGATGCTCGCCGGGAGTGTGGACTGA